Proteins from a single region of Ferrimicrobium sp.:
- a CDS encoding FAD-binding protein, producing the protein MNGLRILVAIKQVTQADFADFDASGRMVRPPEDQGLNPFCRRAIATGVTLANQHGGTCSVVSMGPPSATQILQEALAVGAHHAYLLSDPRFAGSDALATAEVLARFIQTRSHPWDLILTGRFAIDANTGLVGVQLAEFLGLPYAGAAKQLDLDDNSLLLNTELDDGVRSIRVALPAVVAVAERICVPAKASPDAIEAVAVTTIQRLDADDLGFTHGSPSSRTRVNHIRHASLQRLNIVIDGATELDKALALLSDRLLTTDQAPTSQPVTTFSLARVAYLCDPDQPALNEQLVTYLLNGCASNDAQLTVLAFPTTAQTTPRAFLGAHHLVCLNGSRLEDDLAPVIAEWLQNHPQQLVVAPATSYGRELGGRLGVTLDAGVLTDLDRLTITEPPTITGWKSVGSVASVAEVSTTTAIGIALLRPRGAPPIDGLVPTEPTRSVLTVPERGRVSLAGTPETQDVAQFANAPLVLAVGAGVTSDALTDIYQLAATIDAEVGCTRKIADLGLLPRSRQIGITGRSISPRLYIGVGTRGSHNHLSGVSGAGTTVNLTQSPPLGDPGVDLTIVGDWHQTLPPIIAQLRFLLERSTPTPPRR; encoded by the coding sequence ATGAATGGACTGCGTATCCTCGTTGCGATCAAGCAGGTGACCCAGGCAGATTTTGCCGACTTTGATGCCTCAGGCAGGATGGTCCGACCCCCCGAAGATCAGGGATTGAATCCTTTTTGTCGGCGGGCTATCGCGACTGGAGTGACACTTGCCAACCAACACGGAGGTACCTGCTCGGTAGTCAGCATGGGGCCACCATCGGCGACTCAGATTCTGCAAGAGGCACTTGCCGTCGGGGCACACCACGCATATCTTCTCAGTGACCCACGTTTTGCCGGTTCTGACGCGCTAGCGACAGCGGAGGTACTTGCCCGATTCATTCAAACACGGTCACATCCCTGGGACCTCATTCTGACGGGCCGTTTTGCGATCGACGCAAACACCGGTCTCGTAGGAGTTCAATTGGCCGAGTTCCTCGGCCTGCCCTATGCAGGAGCCGCCAAGCAGCTCGATCTCGACGACAACTCCCTATTACTGAACACCGAACTCGATGATGGCGTCCGGTCGATACGCGTCGCCCTCCCTGCCGTGGTCGCCGTTGCCGAACGCATCTGTGTACCAGCCAAGGCGTCCCCCGACGCAATCGAAGCAGTCGCCGTTACGACCATCCAACGGCTCGATGCCGACGACCTGGGATTCACCCACGGAAGCCCCAGCTCACGCACACGAGTGAATCATATCCGGCATGCATCCCTGCAGCGATTGAATATCGTCATCGATGGGGCAACCGAACTCGATAAGGCACTCGCGTTGCTCAGTGACCGACTCCTTACGACCGATCAAGCGCCGACTTCCCAACCAGTTACAACGTTTTCGCTCGCACGCGTGGCCTACCTCTGTGACCCAGATCAGCCAGCACTCAATGAACAGCTGGTCACCTACCTGCTCAATGGTTGCGCATCAAACGACGCTCAACTCACTGTTCTCGCATTCCCCACCACTGCTCAGACGACACCACGCGCGTTCCTCGGTGCTCATCACCTCGTTTGCCTCAACGGGAGCCGACTGGAGGACGACCTCGCACCAGTCATCGCTGAGTGGCTGCAAAACCACCCACAACAACTGGTTGTGGCACCGGCGACCTCCTATGGCCGAGAACTCGGTGGCCGCCTTGGTGTGACCCTGGATGCCGGCGTCCTCACCGATCTCGACCGATTGACGATCACCGAACCTCCCACCATTACCGGCTGGAAATCTGTTGGGTCAGTGGCCTCTGTCGCCGAGGTCTCTACGACCACTGCGATAGGCATCGCACTGTTGCGCCCTCGAGGTGCACCTCCCATCGATGGGCTTGTTCCTACTGAACCCACGCGATCCGTTCTCACGGTCCCCGAACGAGGCCGTGTCTCTCTCGCTGGCACTCCCGAAACCCAGGACGTCGCTCAATTCGCGAATGCACCGCTCGTCTTGGCCGTTGGCGCGGGCGTCACGAGCGATGCACTCACCGACATTTACCAACTGGCAGCCACCATCGACGCAGAGGTGGGCTGTACGAGAAAGATTGCCGACCTCGGACTGCTGCCACGCTCACGCCAGATCGGCATCACTGGACGCTCCATCTCACCCCGGCTCTACATCGGAGTGGGAACGCGTGGAAGCCACAACCATCTGAGTGGCGTGAGTGGGGCCGGGACAACGGTGAACCTCACACAGTCACCTCCTCTCGGTGACCCAGGAGTGGATCTCACCATCGTCGGGGACTGGCACCAAACGCTTCCCCCAATCATTGCCCAGCTGCGGTTCTTATTAGAACGCTCAACACCAACTCCCCCTCGTAGATGA
- a CDS encoding glutaredoxin domain-containing protein, whose product MAIMVYGADWCPDCRRSKELLLRTGTAFTWIDTDADEDGKAHIRELQGGDPHIPTIVFEDGSFLVEPTDQELAAKLGVILPQQE is encoded by the coding sequence ATGGCCATCATGGTATATGGCGCCGACTGGTGTCCAGATTGCAGGCGTTCGAAGGAACTCCTGTTGCGAACGGGAACGGCCTTCACCTGGATCGATACCGATGCTGATGAGGATGGCAAAGCACACATCCGCGAACTTCAGGGTGGTGACCCCCACATTCCCACGATCGTCTTCGAGGATGGTAGTTTTCTCGTTGAACCCACCGATCAGGAACTCGCTGCAAAGCTTGGAGTCATACTCCCTCAGCAAGAGTAG
- a CDS encoding cytochrome c oxidase assembly protein: protein MLGTVTGEAVLRITPPYGGAIVLLLGGLFYYWLIPKIASRLSNSPLHVRLRDAVTPRQHALFLSGLVLLALMESWPSLELARYVSSLAYLTHNMLIELVAVPLLLLGIPHWLFHRLTETPFVDALLEFLTSPILTTVLYAALFVLSMLAAIVEAQATSLVVYVYLQVAFVVIGALMWIPALRLNPGTRKLSTGGRVIYLFAQSLLPTFPAFVLIFSHHSFYPIFATNLHLIFGASEVGDQQLAGAIPKLIDFGILWTVAVAIMVRAQKQEDLGADPEPITWLDVEREFKRTQKNTGA from the coding sequence GTGCTAGGCACCGTCACGGGCGAAGCCGTACTTCGCATCACCCCTCCATATGGAGGGGCTATTGTCCTCTTGCTTGGAGGACTCTTTTACTATTGGCTGATCCCCAAAATAGCGAGTCGGCTGAGCAACTCGCCACTCCATGTTCGACTTCGCGACGCGGTGACTCCACGACAACACGCGCTGTTCCTAAGTGGCCTCGTTCTACTCGCACTGATGGAGAGTTGGCCCTCACTCGAGCTTGCCCGCTACGTCTCGAGCCTCGCCTACCTCACGCACAACATGCTGATTGAACTGGTCGCCGTTCCTCTCCTACTCCTTGGCATTCCCCACTGGTTGTTCCACCGACTGACAGAGACTCCCTTCGTGGATGCCCTCCTTGAGTTCCTCACCTCGCCGATCCTTACCACGGTTCTCTATGCCGCCCTCTTCGTGCTCTCTATGCTTGCGGCCATCGTCGAGGCGCAAGCCACTTCGCTGGTCGTCTATGTCTATCTGCAAGTGGCCTTTGTAGTCATCGGAGCGCTCATGTGGATTCCTGCCCTCAGACTCAACCCAGGAACACGCAAGCTCTCGACCGGCGGGCGAGTGATCTATCTGTTTGCACAGAGCCTTCTCCCCACATTCCCCGCCTTTGTGCTCATCTTCTCCCATCACTCCTTCTATCCAATTTTTGCCACCAACCTCCATCTCATCTTCGGCGCATCAGAGGTCGGGGACCAGCAGTTGGCTGGAGCAATACCGAAGCTCATCGACTTCGGGATTCTCTGGACCGTCGCTGTCGCTATAATGGTTAGGGCGCAAAAGCAAGAGGATCTGGGTGCAGACCCGGAGCCGATCACTTGGCTCGATGTCGAGCGTGAGTTCAAGAGAACTCAGAAGAACACCGGCGCCTAG
- a CDS encoding MaoC family dehydratase: MATYFFEDYTIGDEVRYGPIAVDEEEMIAFARQWDPQPFHIDAQAAHQSIYGGIIASGWFTCVLAMRELVANYLSPESSLGSPGLDSLQWLAPVRAGDQLWLHCGVVDVRPSRTKSDRGIIKTKIEMSQEGESPVLSMIATNFVLRRGHSR, encoded by the coding sequence ATGGCAACATACTTCTTTGAGGACTACACCATTGGTGACGAAGTTCGCTATGGTCCCATTGCGGTCGACGAAGAAGAGATGATCGCGTTCGCGCGCCAGTGGGATCCACAGCCATTTCATATCGATGCACAAGCGGCACACCAGAGCATCTACGGAGGAATCATCGCTAGTGGTTGGTTCACCTGTGTCCTGGCGATGAGAGAGCTCGTCGCCAACTACCTGTCACCCGAATCAAGCCTCGGTTCGCCAGGTCTTGACAGCCTGCAGTGGCTTGCGCCAGTACGAGCTGGCGATCAACTCTGGCTCCACTGTGGCGTGGTCGACGTCAGGCCATCGCGTACCAAGTCTGATCGAGGCATTATCAAGACCAAAATCGAGATGAGTCAGGAAGGCGAGTCACCGGTTCTCTCGATGATAGCGACCAACTTCGTACTACGACGCGGCCATTCACGATAA
- the typA gene encoding translational GTPase TypA yields the protein MPNELRNVAIIAHVDHGKTTLVDKLLRQSGAFRENQAIEDRIMDSMDLEREKGITILAKNTSVFFEDYKINLVDTPGHADFGGEVERALFMVDGVLMLVDAAEGPLPQTRFVLRKALERKLPVIVVINKVDRPDSRPSEVLDEILGLFIELGADEDQIEFPVIYASAKQGVAGLAADQLEQDLTPLFRAIIETIPAPLALPDAPLQAQVTNLDASPYLGRLAICRVFAGSLKRGASVTRIHIDGTQTRIRLGELFITHYLERIAVDEVTAGELAIVAGLEDVNIGETIADSEAPSALPPLTIEEPAISMTIGVNTSPLAGKEGKKLTARLISSRLAQETIGNVAIKVVPTERNDTFEVQGRGELALAVLIELMRREGFELTVSKPKALTMLVDGHIFEPFELLEVDVPDEYFGSLTQIVSMRRATLDSMHQMASGWMRASYLIPSRGLLGIRSELLSATRGSAIIHHTFEKWGPVVGEIKPRSQGSLVSDRTGVAMTYALLNLQERGELFVSPQDQVYEGMVIGINARPGDMDVNPTKEKKLTNVRSSTADELVRLVPPIPLTLESALELITDDECVEVTPTQVRVRKVILEGAARAKARRPGQSS from the coding sequence GTGCCCAACGAGTTACGTAACGTTGCCATCATCGCCCACGTCGACCACGGAAAGACAACCCTTGTCGACAAACTCCTTCGCCAATCTGGAGCGTTCCGAGAGAACCAAGCCATCGAGGATCGCATTATGGACTCGATGGATCTAGAACGAGAAAAGGGCATCACAATTCTTGCCAAGAATACCTCGGTATTCTTCGAGGACTACAAGATCAATCTCGTGGACACGCCAGGACACGCTGACTTCGGCGGCGAAGTGGAGCGAGCGCTCTTCATGGTCGATGGAGTGCTGATGTTGGTGGACGCTGCCGAGGGCCCACTACCGCAGACCCGTTTCGTCCTCCGCAAGGCCCTTGAGCGGAAGCTCCCTGTCATCGTGGTCATCAACAAGGTTGATCGTCCGGACTCGCGTCCAAGCGAGGTGTTGGACGAGATCTTGGGGCTCTTTATCGAACTCGGTGCCGATGAGGACCAGATCGAGTTCCCGGTCATCTACGCATCGGCGAAGCAAGGAGTCGCCGGTCTCGCAGCAGATCAACTAGAGCAGGACTTGACCCCCTTGTTTCGGGCCATCATCGAGACCATTCCCGCTCCCCTTGCCCTACCAGACGCTCCGTTACAGGCCCAGGTCACCAACCTTGACGCATCTCCATATCTCGGTAGGCTCGCTATCTGCCGCGTCTTTGCCGGTTCGTTGAAGCGCGGAGCTAGTGTCACGCGCATCCATATCGACGGGACGCAGACGCGGATACGACTGGGTGAGTTGTTCATTACTCATTACCTGGAACGCATCGCCGTTGATGAAGTCACCGCAGGTGAGCTCGCCATCGTCGCAGGGCTTGAGGACGTCAATATTGGCGAGACAATCGCTGATTCTGAGGCACCCAGTGCACTGCCACCACTCACCATCGAAGAGCCAGCCATCTCAATGACGATTGGCGTCAACACCTCACCCTTGGCGGGCAAGGAAGGCAAAAAACTCACCGCTCGCTTGATCAGCTCACGACTCGCACAGGAGACCATCGGAAATGTCGCGATCAAAGTCGTTCCGACTGAGCGCAACGATACCTTCGAGGTGCAGGGCAGAGGGGAACTCGCACTCGCAGTCCTGATCGAGCTCATGCGTCGAGAAGGCTTCGAACTGACTGTTTCAAAACCAAAAGCACTCACCATGCTGGTCGATGGCCACATCTTTGAACCATTCGAGTTGCTTGAGGTCGACGTACCCGATGAGTACTTTGGCTCACTCACTCAAATCGTCTCGATGCGCCGAGCGACACTCGACTCGATGCACCAAATGGCATCTGGGTGGATGCGTGCAAGTTACCTGATTCCGTCCCGAGGGCTCCTCGGTATCCGTAGTGAACTCCTCTCCGCAACCCGGGGCAGCGCAATCATCCATCACACCTTTGAGAAGTGGGGACCAGTAGTCGGCGAGATAAAGCCAAGAAGCCAGGGAAGTCTGGTATCAGACCGCACTGGCGTAGCAATGACCTACGCCCTTTTGAACCTGCAAGAACGCGGAGAGCTCTTCGTCTCTCCCCAGGATCAGGTCTATGAGGGTATGGTCATCGGGATCAACGCAAGGCCCGGGGACATGGACGTGAACCCCACCAAAGAGAAGAAGCTCACCAACGTCCGTTCCTCGACGGCGGATGAACTCGTTCGCCTCGTCCCACCCATTCCCCTCACGCTCGAATCAGCTCTCGAACTCATCACCGATGACGAGTGCGTCGAGGTGACACCTACGCAAGTGCGGGTACGAAAGGTCATCCTGGAGGGTGCCGCACGCGCAAAGGCGAGACGACCGGGGCAATCGTCCTAA